The Tenuifilum thalassicum genome includes the window GACTTAAGTAAGAACCACATTGTTTTCATTTCTAATCTTATTTAAATGGTTTATCGTTGGCTTAAAATTGTTAGTTTTAACGTGCTGGTTAAGAAGTGCGCAGCCAATTGCGTATTTGCTGAAACCTCTTTTTCTGTAACCTGCCTGTTTTAGAAAGTCCATAATTACACTTGTTTTATTGTATTTATCTCTTTTGGACTCAACTATGCAAATATCATTCAGTAATATTGATTTTTGATTTTGTATATCTTTAAGGGAAATGTTAAAATCAAGCGTAACACGTTCATTAAATAGCATCGAGACAAGAGTAATTCGGTTAAACCTTGTTTCTAATACTTTTTGTAGTGTTTTGAATCTATATGGTGTATTGTTATCGATAAAATTGGATAATATATTTTCTGTAATATCTTCGGCATTGGGTTGAATTCTTTTCTTTAATGTTTCACCTGCATGATTTCTAAATTTAACTTCTAGAAAAAAATCACCACTTGCATGGTACTCCCTTGTTCTAACCTTATACCTTTTAGGCCTATTATTATGATGTTGTAGGTACATGTCTAGTTTTTCTGTGTCATAGTATATGGATGTGTAAAGAGGGAATAGGATGCTATTATTTTCAACTATATAGTAATTATTCTTTATATGCTCTATTAGTTTATCTTGAGCCCATTTTGCTGAAATAATGAATTTACTATCAACCCTTTTCAGAAATTGAACTTGTCCAGTTGTACAAATATTGATGCTTTTTAGCCCAGACTCAGCTAATGTTATATCGCTTAGAGAATTAATCATTCCTGTAATCAAATACCTTTTTTTGTTTTAGCTTACCATTCGAGTTGTAAACCCTTTTTTCTACTTTAAGACCATTTTCATTATAATCTGTCTCAATTTTCCTAAGAAGAGCACCTCTGCTATCGTAAACTTTTCTTAGAATCTCATTGCCACTTTTATTAAATGTATGCTCAATGTGTTTAGTGATATTTCCATTTTCGTCGTATTGTTTCTCTTTAACAATATTACCCATATTGTCGTACCAAGCCTCATATTGTTTGTATTTTATTTCTTTTCCTTTGATGTAATGATAACTCCATTCTATTTTATGAGTAATCCCGTTATCTCTAATAATTTTCTTTTTTTGAGCAGAAGCAGTTGTTGTCACTGCTGATGACAATAGAAATATTAGTATGCTTGCTTGGAGTCTATAATTCGATTTCATAAATTTGAAATTTCAAGCAATTTACTAAATATTTAGCATATGTATAGATGTAAGGTTTGTGGTTATATTTACGATGAATCTGTTGGGGACCCCGAGCATGGAATTCCCGCGGGTACACCCTTTGAAGAACTACCTGATACTTGGCATTGCCCTGTTTGCCAGGTAAGTAAGGAGCATTTTGAAGAGGTTGGACGATAAAATAAAGGCTGTTTCAGAAACATGGCTAAACCTAGCCTAACTAGAAACAGCCTTTTTTATGCTAGTTTTTACTAGGTATGTTTTTTAAAACATCAAGTAATAAGTCCCAAAACTTTTGAGTAGTGGGGATGTTTAGCCTTTCATCGGGTGAGTGAGCACCTTTAATGGTTGGACCAAACGAAATCATATCTAAATCGGGATACTTCTCAAGGAAAAGCCCACACTCTAATCCTGCGTGAATAGCTCTTACAATGGGTTCCTGGTTAAAGAGTTTTTTATATGAAGACTTTGTAATCTCCAGTATCTTAGAATTTGGATTAGGAGCCCAACCAGGATAACCATCAGTATGCTGGGTGTTGGCATTTGCTAAACGGAACACGCTTTCAACCATGTTAGCTATGTCTGTTTTCGCCGATTCAACAGAGCTGCGCTGGCTTGTTGTTACAAGAATTTGGTTGTCTTGAATGAATTTTACCGATGCTAGATTTGTTGATGTCTCAACTAGTCCTTTTAGCTTGCGGCTCATTGCCATAACACCATGAGGGCAAGCATAAAGAGCATTAAGAAGGTCGTAATGAGTTGGCTCATCAATAACAAAGTCGGGTAGGGGAGCATCTTCAATTGTAATTTCTAGGTTGGGTTCAACATCATGCCATTCATTATAAATTGCATCTCTTATACTTTCAAACTCTAAAATAAGAGCAGATTTGTCTTCTTTATGGATGGTAAAAGTTGCAAATGCCTCACGTGGAATAGCATTGCGGAGGTTGCCACCATCAAGATTTGTAAGTTTTAAATCAAAGAGCTGTGTGCCACGCCAAAGGAATCGATTTATGATTTTAATAGAGTTCCCTCTAAATTTATCGATATCGTCACCAGAGTGTCCGCCAAGTAAACCTTTTACATTTAGCTT containing:
- a CDS encoding aminoacyl-histidine dipeptidase; translated protein: MDKNQLKPELVFKFFDEICQVPRPSKKEEKIIAYIEEFAKKHNLEFHKDEAGNVLIKKPASKGYEDKVPVVLQSHLDMVCEKNSDVEHDFNKDAIQTYVDGEWLKAKGTTLGADDGIGIAAQLAVLASNDIEHGPIECLFTVDEETGLTGAFELKSGFFESKILINLDSEDEGELFIGCAGGVDTIATFGYEPEKVPTDSIAMKLNVKGLLGGHSGDDIDKFRGNSIKIINRFLWRGTQLFDLKLTNLDGGNLRNAIPREAFATFTIHKEDKSALILEFESIRDAIYNEWHDVEPNLEITIEDAPLPDFVIDEPTHYDLLNALYACPHGVMAMSRKLKGLVETSTNLASVKFIQDNQILVTTSQRSSVESAKTDIANMVESVFRLANANTQHTDGYPGWAPNPNSKILEITKSSYKKLFNQEPIVRAIHAGLECGLFLEKYPDLDMISFGPTIKGAHSPDERLNIPTTQKFWDLLLDVLKNIPSKN
- a CDS encoding rubredoxin — protein: MYRCKVCGYIYDESVGDPEHGIPAGTPFEELPDTWHCPVCQVSKEHFEEVGR
- a CDS encoding polyphosphate polymerase domain-containing protein; amino-acid sequence: MINSLSDITLAESGLKSINICTTGQVQFLKRVDSKFIISAKWAQDKLIEHIKNNYYIVENNSILFPLYTSIYYDTEKLDMYLQHHNNRPKRYKVRTREYHASGDFFLEVKFRNHAGETLKKRIQPNAEDITENILSNFIDNNTPYRFKTLQKVLETRFNRITLVSMLFNERVTLDFNISLKDIQNQKSILLNDICIVESKRDKYNKTSVIMDFLKQAGYRKRGFSKYAIGCALLNQHVKTNNFKPTINHLNKIRNENNVVLT